The window AAATCGGCGCGCACCAGAAAAAATGGATGCGCTGTCGTGGTCTTGCCTATTTTGATGCCACACAGCCGCTAGTGCAGCCCGATCTTCCAGGATCTACACCGGTTGCTCAGGTTTCAGTACCTGCAGGCGCGGTTTGCCAGCGTCGCATCCTGATGAATAGCGTGACGCCAGAGCTGATCGCCGTGGATGCGGACACCGGGGCATTTTGCCCAGATTTTGGTACCAATGGCCGGGTGGATCTCAGCGATCACATGGGCAAAGGTAGCGACAAAGGGCAATATTATCCGACGTCAGCGCCCACATTGGCAGGGACGACTATCGTTATTGGCGGCAGGGTCGCGGATAACGTCAGTATCGATATGCCCGGCGGTGTCGTTCGCGGGTTTGACGTGATTACCGGGAAATTACGCTGGGCATTTGATCCTGGCAATCCGCAGGAGACGACAGAACCAGCACAAGGTCAGAACTATACGCGTTCGACGCCTAACGTGTGGGCGCCGATGTCCTACGATCCGCAGTCAAATACGGTGTTCATGCCGACGGGAAGCGCCGCCATCGATTTATGGGGCGTCAAACGTAGCGATCTGGATCGTAAATTTGGTGCGTCAATGGTGGCGGTGGATGCCTCCACGGGGCAGGTCAAATGGGTCTACCAGACGGTTCACGATGACCTGTGGGACTTTGATGTGCCGATGCAGCCTTCTTTCGTTAATTTCCCCAGCGAAAATGGCAAAAACGTACCCGCGTTAGTGTTCGGTACCAAAGCCGGTCAACTGTTCGTTCTCGATCGTGCGACCGGTAAACCGTTGACTAAAGTTGAAGAGAGAAAGGTTGAGCAGGGAGAAATCCCGAACGAAGTCTATTCGCCAACTCAGCCTGTTTCCGTTGGTATGCCGCAGATTGGCGCAGATGTCCTCAAAGAGTCTGATATGTGGGGAGCGACACCGTTTGACCAGTTGCTCTGCCGCGTCCACTTCAAATCTAAACGTTACAATGGACTGTTTACCCCGCCGGGTCACGATCCGTCACTTAACCTGCCTGGCTCTTTAGGTGGCATGAACTGGGGCGGATTATCTACCGATCCGGTGAATAACTACCTGTTTGTCAACGATATGAGAGTGGGACTTGAGGTTCAACTCGTACCGACGTCGGCGGAGGATAAAGGTAAGAAAAGTGATGGTAACGAAGCGGCCAGCATTGATCGTCCGGTACCGCTGGATGGCACGCCGTATTCGGTTAATGCGAAAGTTCGCTTCATGTCGCCTATTGAAATTCCTTGCCAGAAACCGCCATTTGGCACGCTGACGGCAGTGGATTTAAAAACGCAGAAAATCGCCTGGCAGGTTCCCGTTGGTACAGTGAAAGATACGGGGCCTTTCGGTATTAAGATGGGATTACCTATTCCGATCGGTATGCCGACGATTGGCGGCACGCTCGCGACTCAGGGCGGTCTGGTATTCATCGCCTCAACGCAGGATTACTATCTGCGTGCCTTTGATAGCGCGACCGGTAAAGAAGTATGGAAAGCCCGACTGCCAGTAGGAAGCCAGGCTACACCTATCAGCTACAAGTCTCCGGTTGATGGTAAGCAGTACGTCGTTATCTCGGCTGGTGGTGCACGTAACTCACCGGACCGTGGTGACTATGTGATTGCTTATCGGTTACCGTGATACCAAAGGATCGGTATCGCCGTTAAAACGGTAGAGATGAAAGGCCACCTGTCATTGAGGTGGCCTTTTACTATCCAGCATATGACTTGGATAGGAATCGTATTACGTTAGTGCTACGTTCGTAGGAGATGCTGCGCGTCGTGTTCTTGTTGTTTTTTGACGGGTGGTTTTTCAGCCGAATGATTTTTTCAAACTTGTGATTTTTGAATACGGGCAGAACAGGACGATGAGCGAAAAGGTATTGCTGGTGATTCAGTTGGGCCAACCGCCGGAAGGCATTGCCTCTCAGGTTGGGCAACAGGGGAAATGGTTTAGCGATGCAGTACAGGGGAATTCGCAACCGATACAAGTGGTGCGTCCCGACCGTGGCGAGTCGCTCCCACCGTTTGATACGCTGGCGGCGGTGATTATTTCCGGCTCGTGGTCGATGGTCACGGATCGGCTGGACTGGAGCGAATACACCGCGGGTTGGTTGCGCGAGGCGTACCACGCGGAGGTTCCACTGCTGGGCGTGTGTTATGGGCATCAATTGCTGGCCGATGCGCTGGGCGGCAAAGTAGGGGATAACCCGAACGGCAAGGAAGTCGGTGTTCAGGTTGTGACAACGAATGAAGCCGCAGCACAAGATCCCTTACTGCGTGATTATCCGCAGCAGTTCGGTGCTTACCTGACCCACCAGCAATCCGTGCTTGAAGCGCCTGAAGGGGCACAGGTGCTGGCGAGTTCAGAGATGGACGGCTGCCAGATTATCCGCTACAGCGAGAAAGTGTTGACCGTGCAGTTCCACCCTGAATTCAGCACGGACATCATGCTGACGTGTCTGCGCCATAATGAAACGGCGCTGCGACAGGGCGGTTGGGATGTCGACCGAATGATGGACATTCCACAGGAACCGGTCTGGGCGCGTAAGATCCTGCTGGATTTTGTACAACGCTACGCGGCGAAATAGTCCTCGAACAACGCGTTGTTCTCGATAAAGTATCCTTCTCGAACGTCACTCGTCGGTGGTGTTCGAGCCAAAAATAATGACAGCTTCATCCACCGAAACCGTAGCGCTATGGCAAAGTTTGAACAGCTCGCTCACCAGATTCGTGAGCAACTTCAGGAAGGGATTTGGCAGCCGGGTGACAAACTGCCCTCGCTGCGGGAGAAATCACTGCATTCGGGTATGAGCCTGATGACTGTACTGCACGCCTATCAACTACTGGAAAGCCAAGGGTTGATTGTGTCGCGTCCGCAGTCGGGTTATTACGCGGCGCCACAGCTGTCCGCATTACCCGCAGACAGTCTGCATTCGCCCGTGGGGCAGGAACGCGTTCAGCTTACCGAAGACGTCGACGTCAATGCGTTCATTTTTGACGTGCTTCAGGCTAGTAAAGATCCCGCGGTGATGCCGTTTGGTTCGGCGTTTCCCGACCCGCAGCTTTTTCCACAACGCCAGTTGACGCGCTCGTTGGCCTCGGTAGCGCGTCATATGCAGCCGCAAAGCGCACTGGATAATTTACCGCCGGGTAATGAGAGCCTGAGGAAGAATATCGCCCAGCGCTA is drawn from Pectobacterium aroidearum and contains these coding sequences:
- a CDS encoding glutamine amidotransferase, which translates into the protein MSEKVLLVIQLGQPPEGIASQVGQQGKWFSDAVQGNSQPIQVVRPDRGESLPPFDTLAAVIISGSWSMVTDRLDWSEYTAGWLREAYHAEVPLLGVCYGHQLLADALGGKVGDNPNGKEVGVQVVTTNEAAAQDPLLRDYPQQFGAYLTHQQSVLEAPEGAQVLASSEMDGCQIIRYSEKVLTVQFHPEFSTDIMLTCLRHNETALRQGGWDVDRMMDIPQEPVWARKILLDFVQRYAAK
- a CDS encoding membrane-bound PQQ-dependent dehydrogenase, glucose/quinate/shikimate family — translated: MAKPLVSRLQGIWLLILGLIVTAIGAFFAYYGAKLIGLGGSAYFLVSGLVLLISGVLLWRKSVLGAYLYGAVLLGTVIWALWDVGLDFWPLVSRLLTLAGIAILVALSLPLLRNSAGKQTSWRTAGLSAGVLALAFVATVGGMFVPHAPVPSSGAQLPLVPVKPGEEQRDWSNYGNTSGASRFVALDQVTRDNVKDLQVAWTYRTGDVPQSPGGGGAEDQQTPLQVGNRLFLCTPHNNIIAVDATSGEQLWKTEIGAHQKKWMRCRGLAYFDATQPLVQPDLPGSTPVAQVSVPAGAVCQRRILMNSVTPELIAVDADTGAFCPDFGTNGRVDLSDHMGKGSDKGQYYPTSAPTLAGTTIVIGGRVADNVSIDMPGGVVRGFDVITGKLRWAFDPGNPQETTEPAQGQNYTRSTPNVWAPMSYDPQSNTVFMPTGSAAIDLWGVKRSDLDRKFGASMVAVDASTGQVKWVYQTVHDDLWDFDVPMQPSFVNFPSENGKNVPALVFGTKAGQLFVLDRATGKPLTKVEERKVEQGEIPNEVYSPTQPVSVGMPQIGADVLKESDMWGATPFDQLLCRVHFKSKRYNGLFTPPGHDPSLNLPGSLGGMNWGGLSTDPVNNYLFVNDMRVGLEVQLVPTSAEDKGKKSDGNEAASIDRPVPLDGTPYSVNAKVRFMSPIEIPCQKPPFGTLTAVDLKTQKIAWQVPVGTVKDTGPFGIKMGLPIPIGMPTIGGTLATQGGLVFIASTQDYYLRAFDSATGKEVWKARLPVGSQATPISYKSPVDGKQYVVISAGGARNSPDRGDYVIAYRLP